The following are encoded in a window of Clostridium thermarum genomic DNA:
- the minD gene encoding septum site-determining protein MinD, which translates to MGEAIVITSGKGGVGKTTTTANIGTALASMGKKVVVIDGDTGLRNLDVLMGLENRIVYTLIDVIENRCRLKQAMIKDKRLNNLFLLPTAQTRDKNDIKSQDMLKLVRELKEEFDYVLIDCPAGIEQGFENAIVGADRAVVVVNPEVTSVRDADRVIGKLDAKGIEDHQLLINRLNIEMVKKGDMLSITDIIDTLSVKLIGVVPDDRNITISTNKGEPIVLDEKASSGQAFKNIARRITGEEVPLMNLEGEGGGLLNAFKKLFKMGG; encoded by the coding sequence ATGGGAGAAGCGATTGTAATAACATCCGGTAAGGGTGGAGTAGGAAAGACAACAACTACTGCAAATATTGGGACTGCATTGGCGTCTATGGGCAAAAAGGTGGTAGTAATAGATGGTGATACAGGTCTGAGAAATTTAGACGTGCTTATGGGACTGGAAAACAGAATAGTCTATACACTGATTGATGTAATTGAAAATAGATGCAGACTGAAACAGGCAATGATAAAGGATAAAAGATTAAACAATTTATTCTTATTGCCAACAGCTCAAACAAGAGACAAGAACGATATAAAATCTCAGGACATGCTTAAATTGGTAAGGGAACTAAAGGAAGAGTTCGACTATGTATTAATAGATTGTCCAGCAGGAATAGAGCAGGGCTTTGAAAATGCCATTGTTGGTGCAGACAGGGCTGTGGTTGTAGTTAATCCGGAAGTTACATCCGTAAGAGATGCCGATAGAGTAATCGGAAAACTGGATGCAAAGGGTATAGAAGACCATCAATTACTTATTAACCGTTTGAATATAGAAATGGTTAAGAAGGGCGACATGTTAAGTATAACTGATATAATTGATACCTTATCAGTAAAGCTTATAGGGGTAGTACCGGATGATAGGAATATAACTATATCCACAAACAAAGGGGAGCCAATCGTTTTAGATGAAAAAGCTTCTTCAGGACAAGCCTTCAAGAATATTGCTAGGAGAATTACGGGAGAAGAAGTTCCTCTTATGAACTTGGAAGGCGAAGGCGGTGGACTACTCAATGCCTTCAAGAAACTCTTTAAAATGGGAGGTTAA
- a CDS encoding SDR family oxidoreductase: MKVLVTGALGNVGKFVVKELIAKGEQVVAGDIDITKIKSLFGDIVSAVKLDFTDKKTFDEALKEVDRVFLMRPPHLGNPEDLYPFIDAMRSYDIKLVSFLSLMGVEKNPLPPHYKIEKYIEKVGIPYAHVRPGFFMQNLSGIHSVEIIEKNEIFIPAGRSKTSFIDAADIGLSIATLLHEPEKYKNTAHTITGPESLDYYQIAEILSDVTGKKIIYRKPGFLKYRSYYIKKRGLDKNYVNVTVALYFMTRMGTAKMVTDGFYKITGKQPRTFREFANENVDYFI; this comes from the coding sequence ATGAAGGTATTAGTAACAGGTGCATTAGGGAATGTAGGTAAGTTTGTAGTAAAAGAGTTAATAGCCAAAGGGGAGCAAGTTGTAGCCGGAGATATTGACATCACTAAAATAAAGAGTCTATTTGGTGATATCGTTAGTGCTGTGAAACTTGATTTTACGGATAAAAAAACATTTGATGAGGCACTAAAAGAAGTAGATAGAGTGTTTTTGATGAGACCCCCACACCTTGGAAATCCAGAGGACCTGTATCCCTTTATCGATGCTATGAGATCTTATGATATTAAACTGGTTTCTTTTTTATCTTTAATGGGTGTTGAAAAAAACCCCCTACCTCCTCATTATAAAATTGAGAAGTATATTGAAAAAGTAGGAATTCCTTATGCTCATGTTCGACCAGGTTTTTTTATGCAGAATTTATCGGGTATTCATTCAGTAGAAATTATTGAAAAAAATGAAATATTTATTCCTGCTGGCAGAAGTAAAACAAGCTTTATTGATGCAGCAGACATAGGACTTTCGATAGCAACGTTATTACATGAACCTGAAAAGTATAAGAACACTGCTCATACTATCACGGGGCCGGAATCTTTAGATTATTATCAAATAGCGGAAATTTTAAGTGATGTTACTGGGAAGAAAATCATTTATAGAAAACCAGGTTTCTTAAAATATAGAAGTTACTATATTAAAAAGAGGGGATTAGACAAAAATTATGTAAATGTAACAGTAGCTCTTTACTTCATGACAAGGATGGGGACTGCGAAAATGGTAACCGACGGATTCTATAAAATCACAGGGAAACAACCTCGAACATTCCGTGAATTTGCAAATGAAAATGTAGATTATTTTATTTAG
- a CDS encoding transposase, with protein MAKGQKYYRQEFRKTIVEPYNSGKSLGELSSEYGISKSTINGWIKNAKSTTADKDTTITSAEYQAMLKKMARLEEENKILKKAMAILASSFHRRLFRLYNPARRKPPQMGCGCFSSNNHTHKNTGLSTLGNRFDECMSRFEFETYVQGYEAVSDWITYYNTVRIHSGINYKAPQSYYL; from the coding sequence ATGGCAAAAGGGCAAAAGTATTATAGACAAGAATTTAGAAAGACAATTGTAGAACCCTATAACTCTGGTAAGAGTTTGGGAGAGCTTAGCAGCGAATATGGCATATCAAAATCAACAATCAATGGATGGATTAAAAACGCTAAATCAACAACTGCGGATAAAGATACAACTATAACATCAGCAGAGTATCAGGCAATGTTAAAGAAGATGGCAAGGCTTGAGGAGGAAAATAAAATATTAAAAAAAGCCATGGCCATATTGGCAAGCTCATTTCACCGCCGCCTTTTCCGTCTATACAACCCTGCTCGCCGGAAGCCGCCCCAGATGGGCTGTGGATGTTTTTCCTCAAACAACCACACACATAAAAATACAGGGCTATCAACTTTGGGAAACAGATTTGATGAATGCATGTCTAGGTTTGAGTTTGAAACCTATGTTCAAGGGTATGAAGCTGTAAGTGATTGGATAACTTACTACAATACTGTTAGAATACATTCAGGAATAAACTATAAAGCTCCACAAAGCTACTATTTATAA
- a CDS encoding MarR family winged helix-turn-helix transcriptional regulator, with protein sequence MQEKIIRAAEEIAMFCRLQMYTKKGLPIKSSEMGVLIYVQKQNEGVTPLMISNFFQIAKPSVTAMVNELVRKGYLVKIPSPTDRRSYVLSITDKGIGLVTSTHEEYFKSIALLEKKMGTKDFRTFIDLMEKANTILSKERK encoded by the coding sequence ATGCAAGAAAAAATTATTAGAGCAGCCGAAGAAATAGCAATGTTTTGCAGGCTACAAATGTATACAAAAAAAGGGTTACCAATTAAATCAAGTGAGATGGGTGTGTTAATTTATGTGCAAAAACAAAATGAAGGTGTTACCCCGTTAATGATTAGCAATTTCTTTCAAATTGCAAAACCTTCAGTAACCGCTATGGTTAATGAGCTTGTTCGGAAAGGATATTTAGTAAAGATCCCATCTCCTACTGATAGAAGAAGTTATGTTCTTTCTATAACTGATAAAGGAATAGGATTGGTAACATCAACTCATGAGGAATACTTTAAATCAATAGCATTGTTAGAAAAAAAAATGGGAACAAAGGACTTCAGAACATTTATTGATCTTATGGAAAAAGCAAATACAATACTAAGTAAGGAGAGGAAATGA
- the rodA gene encoding rod shape-determining protein RodA, with protein sequence MLDKLTIDRKLIKYFDFGLILVAILIVLFGTINIYNATMTKYGIYYAKLQLMWLAVGLAVLYVVVIVDYTILSNYASLIYWAGVLLLLYNDLTSKAVKGASAWISIGSRAIQPSEFAKLGMIIILAKKLDDMEGNINNIKNFFILTFYAAVPMALIVIQPDMGMTMVCFFIVLGIYFVSGLNLKVIFGGLTAIVVMIVSVWNSGLMPTYWKKRLTIFLNPESDELGYGLQLIQSQIGIGSGGIFGSGAKVGERAGSSFVSQFVPEAYTDFIFSMVGEKWGFIGALTLLILYSILLYKILKIAKRSKDLFGSIICIGVFSSFLFSIIQNIGMTIGIMPITGITLPFMSYGGSSMMTNFIALGLVVNVGMRKKKINF encoded by the coding sequence ATGCTTGATAAGCTTACAATAGATAGAAAATTAATTAAATACTTTGATTTTGGACTAATTCTTGTAGCTATTTTAATTGTACTCTTTGGAACTATAAATATTTACAATGCCACCATGACAAAATATGGAATCTACTATGCAAAGCTTCAACTCATGTGGCTTGCAGTAGGCCTAGCTGTGCTATATGTGGTTGTAATAGTGGACTATACAATATTGTCCAACTATGCCAGCTTAATTTATTGGGCAGGAGTGCTGCTGCTTTTATATAATGACCTTACCAGTAAGGCAGTAAAAGGAGCCTCAGCATGGATCAGCATAGGAAGCAGAGCTATTCAGCCTTCAGAGTTCGCAAAGCTGGGCATGATAATAATATTGGCAAAAAAGTTAGACGACATGGAAGGCAACATAAACAACATTAAGAACTTTTTTATACTGACCTTTTATGCGGCAGTTCCTATGGCACTGATTGTAATACAACCGGACATGGGGATGACCATGGTTTGCTTCTTTATAGTTTTAGGAATATATTTTGTATCCGGTTTAAATTTAAAGGTGATATTTGGCGGATTAACAGCCATTGTAGTCATGATAGTAAGTGTTTGGAACTCAGGCCTAATGCCCACCTACTGGAAAAAGAGATTGACCATATTCTTGAACCCGGAGTCTGATGAGTTGGGCTATGGCTTACAGCTGATTCAATCTCAGATTGGCATTGGGTCCGGAGGTATATTCGGCAGCGGTGCCAAAGTCGGAGAACGTGCAGGCTCAAGCTTTGTATCCCAATTTGTTCCGGAGGCGTATACAGATTTTATATTCTCCATGGTCGGAGAAAAGTGGGGCTTTATTGGAGCCTTAACCCTGCTGATTTTATACAGTATTTTACTCTATAAAATACTCAAAATTGCAAAGAGAAGTAAGGACCTATTTGGCAGCATAATATGTATAGGAGTATTTTCCTCATTTCTATTCTCAATAATCCAGAATATAGGTATGACTATTGGTATTATGCCTATAACCGGTATTACATTGCCATTTATGAGCTATGGAGGAAGTTCTATGATGACTAATTTTATAGCATTGGGCTTGGTAGTGAACGTAGGGATGAGGAAAAAGAAGATAAACTTTTAA
- a CDS encoding CPBP family intramembrane glutamic endopeptidase, which produces MKFIDRLKSKHEVIMFFITTILFSWFLWFPALLIQNFGVNLALPYNFFVTVGTFVPSVTGFIFAYIFGGKAEVYSLFKSLLNIHIKVKWLLFVFLVLPIVSAVSCLIFSLSRETLPQMQFAPWFVPVAFAYIFIFMGPLGEEAGWRGFALKRLLWKASPMKSAVLIGIIWSFWHMPLFFINGTTQNILNSFGKIPAILGYLLYTVMISILITLLYIMSNGSVFGSMLLHAVGNLSLGIAPLIFSEKGAVILLATLFITVSVITYKYRKIMFRKV; this is translated from the coding sequence ATGAAATTTATAGACAGGCTTAAATCAAAACATGAAGTTATTATGTTTTTTATAACCACTATTTTATTTTCTTGGTTTCTGTGGTTTCCTGCATTGCTGATACAAAATTTTGGTGTTAATTTGGCGCTCCCTTATAATTTCTTTGTAACTGTTGGTACTTTTGTTCCATCTGTGACCGGTTTTATTTTTGCATACATATTCGGCGGGAAAGCGGAAGTGTATTCATTATTTAAATCATTGCTAAATATACATATTAAGGTAAAATGGCTATTATTCGTCTTCTTAGTCCTACCAATAGTATCAGCGGTATCCTGCCTGATTTTTTCTCTTTCAAGAGAAACTCTTCCTCAGATGCAGTTTGCTCCTTGGTTTGTTCCTGTGGCTTTTGCTTACATTTTTATTTTTATGGGGCCGCTGGGCGAAGAGGCGGGGTGGCGGGGCTTTGCGCTTAAGCGACTGCTGTGGAAAGCATCGCCGATGAAATCAGCGGTATTGATTGGGATAATTTGGTCGTTTTGGCATATGCCCTTGTTTTTTATAAATGGAACAACACAAAATATTTTGAATTCCTTCGGAAAAATTCCAGCAATTTTGGGTTATTTACTATATACAGTAATGATATCCATTTTAATAACCTTACTTTATATAATGAGCAATGGTAGCGTGTTTGGTTCTATGTTACTTCATGCAGTGGGAAATTTATCGCTTGGTATTGCTCCATTAATTTTTTCAGAAAAAGGAGCGGTTATTTTACTTGCTACTCTTTTTATTACTGTATCTGTTATAACATACAAGTACAGAAAAATCATGTTTCGTAAAGTATAA
- the minE gene encoding cell division topological specificity factor MinE, protein MDLLKIFSINKSASKDVAKDRLRLILIHDRSSLSPEIMDVIRQEILDVISKYVEIDSSEVEIALTRTDAEEGNLPALVANIPIRKARIDR, encoded by the coding sequence ATGGATTTACTTAAAATATTTAGTATAAATAAATCAGCCTCTAAGGATGTAGCAAAGGATAGATTAAGACTCATACTAATACATGACAGGTCATCCCTTTCTCCTGAAATAATGGATGTAATCAGACAGGAAATATTGGATGTCATTTCAAAGTACGTAGAGATCGATAGCTCAGAAGTTGAAATAGCTCTTACCAGAACTGATGCGGAAGAAGGGAATCTTCCGGCTTTGGTGGCAAACATTCCAATCAGAAAGGCAAGAATTGACAGATAA
- the minC gene encoding septum site-determining protein MinC yields MEDRIFIKGNKDGLNAVIDMNKFNSFDDMLDAFIEKLSRGKRFYKDSTMKLTTDLKRINEREASRLKDVLLNDFEIKDCIFEEIEEKTLKGFRGVTEGKTKFIRKTVRGGQRIDYTGNLVIVGDVNPGSEIFAGGNVIVLGQLRGYVHAGLGGDERAIVAAFSLQPEILQIGDLVTRSPEDNLKPQFPEVAKIKDGSIVVEPYLPNKFI; encoded by the coding sequence TTATTAAAGGCAACAAAGATGGTTTGAACGCAGTAATAGATATGAATAAATTCAATAGTTTTGACGATATGCTGGATGCATTCATAGAAAAGCTGTCCAGAGGTAAAAGATTTTATAAAGATTCTACTATGAAGCTTACTACAGACTTAAAAAGAATAAATGAAAGAGAAGCAAGCAGGCTAAAGGATGTACTTCTAAATGACTTTGAAATCAAGGATTGTATTTTTGAGGAGATAGAAGAAAAGACTTTAAAAGGTTTTAGGGGAGTTACTGAAGGAAAGACTAAGTTTATTAGAAAAACTGTCAGAGGCGGACAGAGAATCGACTATACGGGAAATCTTGTCATTGTGGGCGATGTAAACCCGGGATCAGAGATCTTTGCCGGGGGCAATGTCATAGTATTAGGGCAATTAAGGGGATATGTACATGCTGGATTAGGTGGGGACGAAAGAGCTATAGTTGCAGCCTTTTCACTTCAACCGGAAATACTGCAAATCGGTGACTTGGTAACGAGATCGCCGGAGGATAATTTAAAGCCTCAATTCCCTGAAGTAGCAAAAATCAAGGATGGTTCAATAGTAGTGGAGCCATATTTACCCAATAAATTTATTTAA
- the mgsA gene encoding methylglyoxal synthase, which produces MRIALIAHDKKKDDMIEFVKRYKDVFQEHQLFGTGTTGKLISEATGLNVHRFLSGPLGGDQQIGGRLAEGGIDIVIFLRDPLTAQPHEPDVTALLRLCDVHCIPLATNIGSAEVVVKALKSR; this is translated from the coding sequence ATGAGGATTGCATTAATTGCCCATGATAAGAAAAAAGATGATATGATTGAGTTTGTAAAAAGGTACAAAGATGTATTTCAAGAGCATCAGCTTTTTGGAACAGGTACTACCGGAAAGTTAATTTCAGAAGCAACAGGTTTGAATGTCCACAGATTCCTATCCGGTCCCTTGGGTGGTGACCAGCAAATAGGAGGGAGACTGGCAGAGGGAGGAATAGACATTGTGATCTTTTTAAGAGACCCTCTCACAGCACAACCACATGAACCTGATGTAACTGCACTTCTAAGGCTTTGTGACGTACACTGCATACCGCTGGCAACCAACATTGGCTCTGCGGAAGTAGTGGTAAAGGCACTGAAATCAAGGTAA